The following DNA comes from Palaemon carinicauda isolate YSFRI2023 chromosome 22, ASM3689809v2, whole genome shotgun sequence.
atcagagtattgaaggaattctattctttcaatataggatcggtctcagcagaagcttgcacaagggtacccaagatatgttcgaaattaactactgtataatcatactatagttttctgtttgcagcatatactatattgcaaaataccggctattgtataattatatattgtagttcagccagtgtgctgccggtatggctagtatttggcggcacggtccagccagcatgacgacgactggactaggaaatataaaagacatatacttgtgtatcctacccagcccatttgctgtggccttcctttccaatattaaaaccatagattttcctaatcagggaagctcaaagataagggttctaacttttaaggatagaaagtgtactaccaccggccctttaatttatttaatattgtaaggtaaaatgtaaactgatttctaatcagaatattgaagaaattctattctttcaatataggattggtctcagcaaacacctgggcaaggatacccaagatatattggaaaataactactagtataatatataaaatagttttctatctgcagtatatactatactgcaaatatactgactactgtataaacatatactgtaatccaaccggcatatagccggcatagctagtccctgccggcacaccCGGCCAGCAGGcttgctgaaagagagagagagagaaagcatggagtgaaggactgctttattactgtgtatgtatacactaaataaggatgtaaatatctaatttactgcctttccccagaaagaaggttcaaatgaaaggggaggatgcatcattcaggcttccatccaaccaccagtaccatcgccggcaaaatccagccggcacatggccggcaggttagcacccggcagcactggtacagtcggcatcctgctggctgagtcagcacctgtctgtgccggccaggctagtaccccggcagcagcacttgtggccggcagtccaagggaggactaaagaagcttggtgacagaagagacttccctccaaCAGCCACCATGGCAGGCGCCAGCCGCCatcagccgtcatggccgccggcagttgacaTGGCTTCATGCAGCCGGCAGCCATTAtagccaccggcagccgtcatagccgccggcagccgtcatagtcgccggcagccgtcatagccgccggcagttgtcatggccgccggcagtcaaaCAACATCTGTTAAATAGGAGTCCGGCtggccccacaacccaccggcaatcgGTGGAATTGCAGGGCGACGGCCTAAGTACAAAGAGTTGCGATGGCagggccatcgctaaaggacagagaggggagggaaaagggtcctgtacgAGGTGTGGAAGTAGCCGGCAAGGTTGCTGGTCCTACCACacctttaagaaactctgtttcagtatcggtgccatcctaggtggcaggagaatacctattctccagcctagggtctgccaatacagttaaggggacggcagcagtgccgcctcctctcaacaagggagaaacagagttctagagccggcgccatcctaggcggcaggagaatgctattcttcagcctagggtctgcaaacACAGGACTGGTCTTCTAGACTGCAGAGAGAAGGTGGTAtcctacaaccacttcaagtgcagcctagggagggctagcctcctatgccggcaaccTAGACGGCAggagaatgactattcaccctgccggccggctgctgGCAAAaaccaaatactctgaggttctgacctaaacccaaagcctgctatctgcggCCAAGGGAATAGACAGAAAACACCAGTCTAGTCAAACCTGAGTGTCAACTCGAAGGCAagacgaactagggttgtagcctaaggctacactcagagggaaggagagattacccttaaatttaCACTGGAGACGAGTATTCCACGTGAAtagataaaatgatacacgagggtaaacgaggaattgtctgaaagtatactaccttgcctaggctaggttacctaggcaagacgagatctcggttacctaaatcaccaaaactctaacgtatacaatcgacaaggaaaaaggaaaaaattatgcatactataaatatctttaccagtataaaataactaaatagctttcataattaattaatcaatgctatttcaaccggtaatgtcgttctactaactaaatagcacatgtctAACGAACGGCAGCTCCCATGGCGCCTCCTGTAacaggcacaataaattactctaatttcacagtgaaacaggagctaaaatatacacattataaagaatcaatactcaacttttcagaggcgaaAGCagttggagattgcataataatccttgcagaatcgatcgaaaaagttagatcaatcaggaacaccaccgtgcaaattcgctacaaaattaggaatgtccgccatcttggatatggcgccgtcttgatactcaatagtagtatgggaaatagggtaaccttgataacggcttcccttccaaaattgccactcttaccccttgaagcgaaaacgctattcggggtgaagatcgttatgtgtcgtatcaagatatacgtcccctgatttatgcaatatccctaagagaatgttaaggatattcgcgccaggagttagaattctggagaactaaaggtaaattctctgggaatatcactgtagtacatatatcccttggaagctactattaggaaccttccatgaggacgacatggcttgagcccaaaaatataaaattgatcaagtcttttcatgagcatagtacgtgcaaaggtaatgttagtggagtcctatcaaatgaatgtcCTGTGAATAGTgtaatactccaagggaatgggttgtcacctatgttgtataccctcctcatggattttgtaatgtgtagtgCAGttagagatggcggagaaggattggattggattgataataggaaattaactaacctagagtatgctgatgatgctgtccttattagcagaacaccacaggattttcaatacttgcttaccagaatgcatgaaatataacaggaGGTTGAGcttatgataaaaaagaaagatatagatgatgagaatggaacatgcaatggaagatgaaatatcataggaaggagaaagaattaatgaggtagaattattctaatatttaggaactatgatctctaatacagagactttagaactggagtttaatgaaaggttgaaaaaagcaaatcagaaattacatataaaaatccggctatatatccgtttagtgagatcggcgttacagcatggacatgagtcatggtatgacagtgaaacaaaccccaacagattttgtagatttgagaacgaaaccctcagaagaatattgggagttaaatggcagtacaaatttagaaaggaaactataagagagattactcgagtgccacatgtgaatgagatcatgatgaggggtagatggagatggtttgggcatgcttttcacactccctaagagagattagttcaccaaacttttaactgggctccacaagacactagaagatttagaagacccaggcctacatggctgaggactatgaagtgtgaagtaagatatggtgaatggagaagtattgatttaaaagctcaagatagagatgactggcgaaatctaaccgaggccctttgcgtcaatagccgtaggagatgatgatggtaatgacgcTATTATTCAGTCCATCACTTGAAACTGAGTAGAATGTATGCCCAGTGAAAGTTGTTGCTCAATCAACCTTAATAACCAATTGATATGATTTCAATAGCTCACTTAGGGCTGAAGCATCACGATTTGATGCGTTATCCATCCAAAGCTTGAAATCTCCACGAACATCTAATCCAGTTGTTGCTATGTCAATCCTCTCAATGAGCATActgaactctaaaaaaaaaaaaaaaaaaaaaaaaaaaaaaaaacttatttggatttgttctcggaggtttgtaaactatTGCGACACTGTAGATACTTTTTTGTATAAAGTTTATTTCCATATACTAAAAAAATGTTAAACTATTCCTTTTTATCATCTTGAGATTAGAACAACCTTTGGGAACGAAAACCCCAACTCCGCCCCTCCCTGGTAACTTGGTTAAACTTGCCAACTATTGGAATACAGTATGAAAGAAAGCATGTGTATTGGGGGTTATTTAAgcaatcttagccttgtcaaagtcatTTAGCCCTGTTTCAGATATCACTAATATGTTGAAACATTTCTCATTTATCAGTTCTCTAATTTGAAtggttttattaccaacagattgaatatttacattgCTGCCATTTATGACATCCTTTTAACATAAGGAAATTAATGTATCAGGAGTGTTTCGGAAAGCTTAAAATTCATCATTTTaattccatatcttcagttggtaAAGGAAGGAAAGTGGGCTAGTACCTCTTATGTATTTTACACTTATTTTCTCTTGCCAAGTCTGGAAGAAGGGTTCAAATTACCACCTAAAATACCATAGCTAATACTTAAAGTTCACTCGATTATTAATGGCGTTTTCTTCGAAATTGGGTTAAAACAAACTGGTGAATCCGCCTAGATTATAAGGGAAGTCGACCGGAAGCTGGAATAGTCGTTGTTATACATTGCTGTATTTTTCCAAATCCTAAAAATGAAACCTGGATGTTATGGTTActgcaaaataaatgaatagataaataaagataTCCTATATTAGTAATGCATCAGGGTCGAAGCTTAACTGAATGCCCAGGATAAGAAGCAAGTTGTGACCACGACTGTGACTTAAGTTTCCTTAAATATTATATATCTTTCGAAGGAAACTATATTAATAAAGTTAACAAAAAACTTGAATGATTATGAggtagtttcttttttttaatgtagcaATCAATATGATTTAGATTAAATCATCGCTGAAAGATATTATGTTtagtaatttttcataaatttaatttccaTAGGGCCTCCAGGTAAATAGgctctgtgaaaaaaaaatgttccgTTAGTGGGTACTATTAGTTATGCAGATCGTCAGCAGAGGTCCTTGCGTaatcctttaattcattctaatatTAAGTTTTAATGGAATTCCTGGTAATATTATTGCTTGCAAGTTGAGAGATCATTATGCTACTTTAAAGTGTCACGCAAAATCGCTTAACTTTTTCTAATTTCTTGCTTGCTGTCTTTAGTTATTTGTTTATCTGTCTCTTGTAATTCATTTGCTATTTTATTTTCTCCATTATCTATGCCATGGAATACTATTTTTCTATATCAGTAACAACCTATAACTGAAAGTGAAATTTGATTTATGATGAAATCATAATAGGTACAAAAAATCAAATGAATTTCTTAAAGGAAGAACACGAATGACATTGTATACGTGATAGTTTATGGTATAAATTCCAGACAATGTTCTGCACAGAATAAATTCAGATGAAGAGATGAATGTAAGCATGACTATGAGTTAACAAATCGCCTCCATTATCCTTGCAGGACAGTATGGCGATGACGAGACTGTCATTTCACTTGGTTTTATGGACGGTATCACTTCAAGCTTGTAAGAAACCCTTATCTCGAAGTGTAAATAAGTTAGCCATTGCAATACCCTACATACAGTGAATAATATCATAGATTAATTGGGGTCTTTCAGTTTTGTTTATTAACGTTAATTATTTCAAGCAATGTGTTAACTATTGTGGGCGCTTAGTGAAAATATACATTAATTACACACTTCTTTCCTTAGTTTTcattattccagtttttttttcacttgttgaATTttttgagagaatttttttttgaatAGTGTGGGTAGTTGGCAAcctaaagaggaaagaaaaaagataaaaacctgAGAACTACCGTCATTTAGGGTAAAATTAGAATCATAAGTCATGCCTGACACAGACGAATCAGTGGTTGCTTTCAGTTATCGAAACAAAGCTTACGAAAATGACGATACGTCTGTAGCACGAAATCACGAAACAAAAGAAAACTGGGAACCAGTGATACACACATGCACGGACAACAATGAGACGACAGAAGCACCAGTAGAGGCGGGAAAAGATGCAGTTAACGGAAGTGGTGGTAGTACAGGGAAGGCTGTCGAGAGAAATGAGAAAGAAAACTCGGACGAAGGTTTAGATGACCCTCCTGACGGTGGATGGGGCTGGATTGTTGCTATCGGGGCGTTTATTTCTCAGGCAAGTCTGTTAAATGTCTTTTGGCTTCTAAGATAAATTTTTCCAGGGATTCAGACTGTTATTGATGTTTGTGTATAGCATATGCAAATGCAATTTCTTCATTCTCTAACGAGGATAGCATTATTTTTCCTGAATGCTCTCATGGTTTCATGGAATTTTAAATTGATCACCTAAAATTCTTGGCTTATGTTGTCAAACTTTTATAATTTAGTGGAATATATCTTCGAGATTTGTTTGAAGCTTACCAGATGGACAATAAACGGagctttgtacatacatacatacatacatataccaaggcacttcccccaattttggggggtagtcgacatcaacaaatgaaacaaaaacaaaaaggggacctgtactccctacgttcctccagcctaacaagggactcaaccgagttcagctggtactgctttgTGATATctacaaacagaaaaaaatagaattctTGGAAACAAGTTTCATTTGTGATTCAATTTACGTGAATAAATGTACTCTTGGCTCGATTTTAAAACTTAggtgatcaatttttttttttttttttttttttttttttttttttttttttttttttttttttagaattccatTTGAATAGGTTTTCTGTATGGATCCTATCCGGAACATGCTTTGAATACTGCACCTGATAGTaatctttatttttcaaatagcATTGGGAAAATCATCAGGGGCTTTCCAATTGCAGCAAATTAAGACTCGATTTAGAATGATGCAAAATAATATATCATTGTTGAAAATGCGATAGATAATATATTGTGACAAAGGGGTAATGATAAACTATGATAGAATACATACTATGGAAACAAAACAAAAGAGGTAACATACGCAGCTAGTTTCCCGCTGCAGGAAATCAAAAGCATGGgttttacaacaagggttgtaaGATGGACTAAATCTCAAGATATACCGAGTTAAAATTATCCGTATATTTTAAGTTAACTCCGAGAGAAGTACAAGGATGCTTGAAATGTGTTAAatgcgtcgtttttttttttttttttttttttagtgaaagaaATTTATGATGAGTGAAGATTAATCAAGGCTATAATGCCGAAAACAAATGTCAGTGGAGTGACATTCGACTGACACAACAATGGCTGCACAACATAATTGGACCAAAGGAACTTGTATGAGATGAACACAGCAATGACAACAAATATTTCAGCTACTGAGGGCGTTGCATCATACGTACACAATCTGACCCTCAGAGACTGAAAAAAATATGCTTGAGAAAGACAAACATCTTTCAGTAACTAGTGGAATTGCACCATATGAATGCAACCGATCTTTATAGAACGCAAGAACTTGCATGGAACAGTCATAACACAAGCTTCAGCAActagggtggagggggaggggcaTTGGTTGCATCATATGGTCCCATTCAAGTTTTCAGGGACATAAGGAATTTGCAGGAGCCTGTCATAACAAAATCTCTAAAAGCTAAAGGCTGTGTCAGATGATAGCAACCTAATGCTATATGCACTGACCAAATAAGACTTTATCGAAAAAAAGGCACTTCATGACATTGACATATTCTAATTTTCTTATTGTCCTTCTTCACCGCAATTTTGATACGGAACACGAATAAAGTGAATATTTTTGTATACAAAACTGCTTCTGCAGCTTGTTCAGAAAATAGTCTATTTAAAGAACAAGCTTGTTTAATTGATAAGTAACAATACACATGACTCAATCTGTGGTTTTTATTTTCTCCGTAATGTATCATAAGAGGTTAAGTCACGATTTTTTTCGGAATTAtactttcaaaatgaaaaataaatataaagcctTGTGAAGCATTTTATCTAATGaattttgttatgaaaatgtatgatTACAACAGAGCGCTTCTTTGCTTGTCCTCCTTACTTTGATTTGTTTGATTTACTGTTTCATTACTGATTCTTGTTTGACCCTTTTAGTTTTTAACTGCCGTTGAAATGCACGTCCTGTTCCGTGCTCTTCTTATCTATTGTACTTCTATTTCtacaattttaaattttctttatttcctagcAATGTTGAATGGTTCTACTCTAATCTGCTTAAGCTAAATTTGGCTACAAGATTAACGACTAGGATAAACTATCATTTCGTATATCCCTTCATGTttgtcaaaaaaagaaaagaaaaaaaaatgaattaggaTCCTTGCTTAttcctaacttttttttattaatgaatttcGAAAATTTTTATAACTACTAATCTTGGATATTTCTGATTAAATATTCGAAGCTTAGAGGTATTTTATCTTTCGATTTTCGTTGAAAATGATTTCGCAAGGGCCAGAGTCAGTTAACTACAGAAATAATGACAGCGTGAAAAAAGTCAGACGTGGAATCGCATACAATAGGAGCCTGTTATCGATATTAGAGGCAAGGTTAGTTGGATAAGGATTAGTTGCCATGAAAACACACTGTACACCTGTTATGTTGGAGTACACTTAATATTGGCAACATTCATGAAGATATTTAATTATGCGTCGTATTCTTGAAGATTTTAGTCTTGAGCAAAATATTTGTTCAACACTTGCTGTCTTTTGAACTCGCTCTGTTTTTATGATTGAGATATTTCTCTCTTTGTGTATTTGAATATTATCTCATGGATTTTACTTCATAGAAATATGATCTTAATCTTATTTTTTCCCCAGTTACTTCAATTTGTGAGAAGGAAAATATGAATATGATGGCGAATCTTAAGATAGTCTAAAATGAAAGTAAGCATTTATTAAAATTTCCAGATTAGTATCAATCATCTCTGAATAATAGGACATTATGGTGTacctttatcattatatttaaGTCAGTAGTCTTCAGACTGCTTATCTTACTTTTGATTCTAAATACACATTTGATTAGAACGTTAGTTTTATGGACTACTAAACAAAAAGAGCCTGTGCTTTGTATTAGGCAAGGTAAATCTGAAACCAACTAATTCAAAATAGTTTACCAAAATCTTTGCGTTCTTGTCAACAGACAATGGTGAACACCATACTGCCGGCGTACGGAATCCTTTATTCAGAATTTCTTCTGGGACTCGAGACTTCAGCTTTGGTGTCAAGCTGGATATACAACTTGATGGTGTTCACTATGATGTTGTCAGGGTTGTTCTTGAAGGCCTTTATAGAAGAATTTGGCTTAAGAATGACTGGTTTTCTTGGCACTATCCTGATTTTTATTGGCACAATTGCCACAGCATTCGCCGATTCGCCTTGGTTTATCATGTTCTTCTATTCCTTCGTAGTGGGTAATTATGTTTTTTGTTATGAAAATTCACTTCATAGgtgtttcattttcattatatttgcgCTTATTCACTATATTAGTATTTccattgaaatatgtttttttccgTAGTTATAATGTACTTTCTATGATAATGAATTTATCTTCCACTCCTAGGTATGGGCAACGGACTGCTTGGCCCTCTGTCATATGGAATTCCCTCGTATTATTTCAAGAGACGCGTTGGTATCGCAAATGCCATAATGTCATCCGGAGTTTCCTTAGGGCAGATTGTTGGACCGTTACTAATTACGCGTTTACAAGATCAATACGCTTTCCGGGGAAGTGTCATAATCCTTAGTGCATTTTTCCTTAACGCCTTTGTCGGTACCATTGTATTCCATCCACCTGAATGGCACAAGAAAAAGCCAACAGAAGTCCCAAGGGCAACTAAGACCGATCGAAGTTACATAGTTCTTCTCAGGATCTTGAAAAACGTCCTGAAAACCTTGACCCTCATCAAATCTCCAGTCGCTTCCATTGTAGCAATTGGGGGCTCTATTACCCTCATGTCGTACCTCAACTTTTTGGTACTTTTGCCCTTCTTTATGCAAGAGGAAGGATTTTCAGTTGCAGACGCCGCATACTGCCTCTCTCTCTCGGGTCTGGCTAATCTCGTCACCAGACTTGTCGTTTCGACTTTGTCAGATTACTCTTGGTTTAATAAGAG
Coding sequences within:
- the LOC137616056 gene encoding monocarboxylate transporter 13-like isoform X1, encoding MPDTDESVVAFSYRNKAYENDDTSVARNHETKENWEPVIHTCTDNNETTEAPVEAGKDAVNGSGGSTGKAVERNEKENSDEGLDDPPDGGWGWIVAIGAFISQTMVNTILPAYGILYSEFLLGLETSALVSSWIYNLMVFTMMLSGLFLKAFIEEFGLRMTGFLGTILIFIGTIATAFADSPWFIMFFYSFVVGMGNGLLGPLSYGIPSYYFKRRVGIANAIMSSGVSLGQIVGPLLITRLQDQYAFRGSVIILSAFFLNAFVGTIVFHPPEWHKKKPTEVPRATKTDRSYIVLLRILKNVLKTLTLIKSPVASIVAIGGSITLMSYLNFLVLLPFFMQEEGFSVADAAYCLSLSGLANLVTRLVVSTLSDYSWFNKRYCYMAGALTIGILAVVFCLVTDSTSKFIAIGFWGGGVGICMGLINLLMIEYVGREQHINELSFNCFTSSIFFIVSGPLLGLIRDVSGSYTYSLLCLAALAIIPFLLYLFMPAAQAYEKRNKEELQKKNEEV
- the LOC137616056 gene encoding monocarboxylate transporter 12-B-like isoform X2, whose protein sequence is MGLDCCYRGVYFSDNGEHHTAGVRNPLFRISSGTRDFSFGVKLDIQLDGVHYDVVRVVLEGLYRRIWLKNDWFSWHYPDFYWHNCHSIRRFALVYHVLLFLRSMGNGLLGPLSYGIPSYYFKRRVGIANAIMSSGVSLGQIVGPLLITRLQDQYAFRGSVIILSAFFLNAFVGTIVFHPPEWHKKKPTEVPRATKTDRSYIVLLRILKNVLKTLTLIKSPVASIVAIGGSITLMSYLNFLVLLPFFMQEEGFSVADAAYCLSLSGLANLVTRLVVSTLSDYSWFNKRYCYMAGALTIGILAVVFCLVTDSTSKFIAIGFWGGGVGICMGLINLLMIEYVGREQHINELSFNCFTSSIFFIVSGPLLGLIRDVSGSYTYSLLCLAALAIIPFLLYLFMPAAQAYEKRNKEELQKKNEEV